A window from Bdellovibrionales bacterium encodes these proteins:
- a CDS encoding DUF4423 domain-containing protein, with product MSENSEKFKYHDVGAYLSQFFEKRRGKNPRYSIRAFARDVGISSGRASELLRGISLPGRILRKRIAEELKLNKNQKNQLNLLAESHVSLRKKSRIKTGYQLNDKEFTLLPEWQHFAVLNILNTTDVQPNTGWIANRLALSEETVQDSLQKLVRARLIEEKDGFYKTVHQHLTSTSTIPSAALRSYNRQMIERALWSLDNVPLELRNVTSIMMTANPDNLYKLKVLTNEFKQRAAQLFGEGEATEVYSLCVQIFPCTAVESPKE from the coding sequence ATGAGCGAGAATTCAGAAAAGTTTAAATATCACGATGTCGGTGCTTATTTGTCACAGTTCTTTGAAAAGAGAAGGGGCAAAAATCCCCGTTACTCGATTCGAGCCTTTGCGCGGGATGTGGGTATTTCTTCGGGCCGGGCCTCAGAGTTGTTGCGGGGAATCTCCCTGCCGGGCCGTATTCTCAGAAAAAGAATCGCGGAAGAGCTTAAGCTCAATAAGAACCAAAAAAATCAGCTGAATTTGCTCGCGGAGAGCCATGTCAGCCTTAGAAAAAAGAGTCGGATCAAGACCGGTTATCAATTGAATGATAAGGAATTTACTCTTTTACCGGAATGGCAGCACTTTGCAGTTCTGAATATTTTAAATACAACGGATGTGCAGCCGAACACTGGATGGATTGCAAATCGCCTCGCGCTTTCCGAAGAGACGGTCCAAGATTCTCTGCAGAAATTAGTGCGCGCACGATTGATCGAAGAAAAAGATGGTTTTTACAAGACCGTTCATCAGCATCTCACATCGACAAGCACCATTCCGTCGGCGGCGTTACGCAGCTATAACCGCCAAATGATTGAGCGGGCTCTCTGGAGTCTTGACAATGTTCCGCTGGAATTAAGAAATGTCACTTCGATTATGATGACGGCGAACCCGGACAACCTCTACAAACTCAAGGTTCTAACCAACGAGTTCAAACAAAGAGCCGCGCAGTTATTCGGCGAAGGGGAGGCGACTGAGGTCTATAGCCTCTGTGTTCAGATTTTCCCTTGTACCGCAGTGGAATCACCCAAGGAGTGA